In Henriciella litoralis, the genomic window AGATTGTTGAGCGACAGGACCTGATGGGCCTCTGCGAGCCCCATTTCCCATGGCAGACCGGCATATTTGATGGACGTCTGCGGGCTTGCACCCGTGCCGCCGACGCCGCCAGCGATCAGGATAACGTCGGCTTTGGCCTTGGCGACACCCGCAGCCACTGTTCCGACACCCGATTGGGCGACAAGCTTCACGCAGACGCGGCAATCAGGATTGATCTGCTTCAGGTCATAGATGAGCTGGGCAAGGTCTTCGATCGAGTAGATGTCGTGGTGCGGCGGCGGCGAGATCAACGTCACGCCCGGCGTCGCATGCCGGTTCTTGGCGATCAGCTCTGTAACCTTGAAGCCGGGCAGTTGCCCCCCCTCGCCGGGCTTGGCACCCTGGGCGATCTTAATTTCAACTTCGCGGCACTCATTGAGATATTCCGCCGTCACACCGAAGCGCCCGGAAGCCACCTGTTTGACGGCGGAGTTCATATTGTCGCCATTGGGCAGCGGGCGATACCGCTCACGGATTTCGCCGCCTTCGCCGGAGACAGACTTTGCGCCGATCCGGTTCATCGCGACATTGAGCGTGCCATGAGCTTCGGGTGACAGCGCGCCAAGTGACATGCCCGGCGTGACGAAACGCTTGCGAATTTCGTTGACCGACTGGACCTGCTGCAGCGGGATCGAAACCTGCTGAAGGGATTTGAAGTCGATCAGGTCACGCAACTGGATTGGTGGCCGATTGCTCAGCGCCTGCACGTATTTTTCATAGAGCGCGAAGTCGCCCCGGTCACAGGCTGCCTGCAACATGTGGATGATGTTGCCATCGAGCGCATGCGGTTCACCTGACGCCCGCAAGCGGTAGAAACCGCCCACTGGAAGCGAGATGACCTCTTCGTCAAAAGCAATCTCATGACGCTCGACCGCATTATCTTCCAGGCCGGCGAGACCGATGCCGGAAATGCGGCTCGTCATGCCCGGGAAATAGTCAGCGACAAGCGCGCGCGACAGGCCAAGCGCCTCGAAATTATAGCCGCCGCGATAGGAGGAGATGACCGAGATGCCCATCTTGGACATGATCTTGAGAAGCCCTGCCTCGATCGCCTTCTTATAGTTCTGGACGTAATGGCTGAGCGGCTGGTCGCCGAGCAGGCCGCGATCATGGCGGTCGGCAATGGCTTCCTGCGCGAGATAGGCATTGACGCAGGTCGCGCCGACACCGACCAGTACAGCGAAATAGTGCGTGTCGAGGCATTCTGCTGAACGCACCGTAAGCGAGCAGAAGGTGCGGAGCCCCTGCGCGACGAGGTGCGAGTGCACAGCGCCCGTCGCGAGGATCATCGGAATCGCGACCGTATCCGGGTCCTGATTCTCATCGGTCAGAACGATGTGCTCACGTCCCGCGCGAACAGCCTCTTCGGCTTCAGACTGGATGCGGGCAAGCGCGTCCTTCAGGGCAGAGCCGTCACGCTGCACGGCATCGAGTTTGAACGTACAATCAATGTGCTCGACCCCAGCCCCGAGCGTCTTCATGAGGCGCTGATACATGCCAGTCGACAAGAATGGGCTTTCCAGCACGAACACGTTCTGCTGGGTCTCGTCCGTCGTCAGGATGTTGCCGAGGTTCTTGAAGCGCGTCTTCAGCGACATCACCCGGTCCTCGCGGAGCGGGTCGACGGGCGGGTTGGTCACCTGGCTGAAATTCTGGCGGAAGAAGTGCGAAAGCGGGCGGCATTCGCGCGAGAGAACGGCAACAGGCGTATCGTCCCCCATGGAGCCAATCGCTTCTTTTCCGTCCTCCGCCATCGGCGCAAGGATGAGTTCGGTAGTTTCGAGCGTGAACCCGGCGACCGTCTGGCGACGCAGCAGTTTCTCCTTGTCGAAAAGACGCGGCTCTTCGCCCTTGATGATGTCCGTTTCCAGCTCTTTGACGTTTTTCAGCCACTTGTCATAGGGGTGCTCGCTCGCCAGCTCGGCGATAATCTCGTCATGCTCGTAGAACCGGCCTTCTTCGAGATTGGCCGCAATCATGCCGCCCGCGCGAACATGGCCGCGGCGAACAACCTGATGCCCCGAAAGTGGGCACATCCCGGTTTCCGAGCCAACGGCGAGAACACCGTCAGCCGTCAATGCATAGCGAAGAGGACGCAGACCATTGCGGTCCAGGCCGGCAATTGCCCAGCGTCCGTCATAGGCACAGATCGCGGCCGGGCCGTCCCATGGCTCCATGACCGAGTTGCAATAGGCGTAAAGCGCAGCGTGCTCGTCCGGAATGATAGAGGCGCGCTTGGACCAGGCCTCAGGGATCAGGAGCGCCTTTGTCATTGGCGCGGTACGGCCGGCCTTGCAGAGAATTTCGAACACAGCATCAAGCGCGCCAGAGTCTGACAAGCCCTTCGGCACGACAGGTTTGACGTCTTCCACATCATCCCCGAATGCGCCTGAGACCATCTTGATCTCATGGCTTTTCATCCAGTTGAGGTTGCCGCGCAGCGTGTTGATCTCACCATTGTGGGCGAGCATGCGGAAGGGCTGCGCGAGCTCCCAACGCGGGAAGGTGTTGGTTGAATAACGCTGGTGATAGATCGCGATTGGCGAGACGAAGCGCTCATCCTTCAGGTCGAGATAGAAATTGTCGATGTCCTGGGCGAGGAACATGCCCTTGTAGATCAGCGATTTGTGGCTGAGCGAGCAGATATAGAAACTCGGAATGCCAGCCTCACGGGCTTTGCGTTCGATCCGGCGGCGACAGAGATAGAGTGCGCGTTCCAGCTCATCCGGCGTGCGGTCGCGGCTATCACGGAACATGACCTGCTCGATCTCCGGACGGGTATCGGCGGCCTTCTGACCGATCACCGAAATGTCGACCGGCGGCTGACGCCAGCCATAGATGTAGAAACCAAAGTGCAGGATTTCTGTCTCGACGATCGCGCGGGCCGCTTCCTGCGCGCCGAGATCTGTGCGTGGTAGGAAGATCTGGCCAACGCAGATCGGGTCGCTGGTCGGATTGTGGCCGGTACGCTCAGCCTGCTCACGGAAGAAATCCTGCGGCACTTCAATACGGATACCAGCGCCGTCGCCCGTCTTGCCGTCGGCATCCACAGCGCCGCGATGCCAGACATTCTTGAGGGCCTTGATGCCCATTTCGACGATTTCACGACGCGGCTTGCCATCCAGCGCGACCACGAGGCCGACGCCGCAGGCATCTTTTTCGTGCTCTGGGTCATAGGCGTGCGCATCAATCAGTTTCTGGCGCTCGACGAGGTATTTTGCGATCGTATCGGTCATCTGTTCAGGCCCTTCGGGAATTGGAGGTCAGCGCGCGCTTATTGCGCGGCGACCGGCGCTGCTGCGCGACTGCGTTCGAGTTTTTTCATGTGGCGATGCATGCTTTCAGCTGCGTCACGTCCGTCCTTGATGGCCCAGACGACGAGCGAAGCGCCGCGCACGATATCACCCGCCGCATAGACGCCAGGGATGCTTGTTTCGAGGGTAGCAAAATCGACCTTTACCGCGCCCCAGCGGTTCACGGTGAGCGCCGACTCGCCGAAGAGTTGCGGCAGGTCTTCCGGGTCAAAACCGAGCGCCTTGATGACCATGTCGGCCTCAAGGTCGAACGTCTCACCCGTCTTTTCAGGCGACTGGCGACCGGACGGGTCTGGCGCGCCGAGCTTCATGCGGGCGGCGCGAACCGCCTTCAGATTTCCGGCCTCATCATCGACGAGCGCTTCTGGCGAGGCCAGCCATTCGAAGATCACCCCTTCTTCTTCGGCGTTTGCAACTTCGCGCTGCGAACCGGGCATGTTGGCGCGGTCACGGCGGTAGACACAGCGCACGGATTTTGCGCCCTGCCGGACCGCAGTCCGCACGCAATCCATCGCCGTATCGCCGCCGCCAATGACAACCACATTCTTGTCCTTGGCATTGTGCGTCCCGTCATCAAAGGTCGGCACTGTGTCGCCGAGCCCCTTGCGATTGGACGTTGTCAGGAAGTCGAGCGCGGCGTGGACGCCCGTGCAGCCAGCGCCGGGCACCATCAGGTCACGCGCCTTGTATACGCCGGTTGCGATCAGCAGGGTGTCGTGCTTGTCGCGCAGATCCGTGAGCTTCACGTCTTCGCCAATTGACGTATTAAACTCAAAACGGATGCCGCTGTCTTCCAGCCGCTTGATGCGGCGTTCGACAACGTACTTTTCCAGCTTGAAGCCCGGGATCCCGTAGATCAGCAAGCCGCCGCCGCGGTCATAGCGATCATAGACAGTCACCTGATAGCCCTTGCGGCGGAGCTGCTCTGCGGCGGCGAGGCCACCCGGGCCCGCACCAATGATGCCGGCAGACTGCTCACGCTCACGCGGTGGCTTTACCGGTTTAACCCAGCCCTCTTCCCACGCCGTGTCGGTGATATAGCGTTCAACCGAGCCGATTGTGACAGTGCCGTGCCCGGATTGCTCGATCGTACAGATCCCTTCGCAAAGCCGGTCTTGCGGGCAGATGCGGCCGCAGATTTCCGGCATATTATTGGTCGCCATGGAGACTTCATACGCCTCTTCGAGACGGTCCTCGGCGACCAGTTTCAGCCAGTCAGGGATATTGTTCGATAGCGGGCAGCCCTGCTGACAGAACGGCACACCGCATTGCGAACAACGCGCGGCCTGATCTTCCGCGACCTCACGGGCATAGTCAGCATAAATTTCATCGAAGTCGCCTGTGCGTTGGCCGGCATCGCGCTTGTCCGGCATAGACCGATCAATCTTGGTGAACTTCAACATGCGGCTGGCCATGGCAAATTTCCTGTTACGAGCAAGTTTGTGCCTTAATAAAGGGCCTTTCAAAGCCCGCAAGGCAAAAGCACCCACCAAATATCGTTTTGATATGTAATTTGTGCAGTTTATTTGAATATATGCCGTGCCAAATTATTAGGCAAGCCTATTGGGTATCGTTTCGATACGTATACAGTCTGATGCGTTCGCGGACGAACCGTGTCAGAACGCTCACCTGTCCTTTCTGAAAAAGGGTTATCAGGATGTCCCTTCTACAGCTTTTTGTCATATCGATCGTCCAGGGCATCTCCGAATGGCTGCCAATCTCGTCGTCTGCCCACGTATTGCTCACTGCGCACCTCTTCGGGATTGGCGGGGAAGACGAGTTGATGGTCAACGCGATGGCCCATCTAGGGACGCTGTTCGCGCTCTTTGCCTATTTCTGGCGCGACACTGGGCGCGCGATTGCTGGAGGCTTCGAGCTTATCGGGGTCGGCCGCAAACCCGGCCGCCTGAGCGCGAACGCCAAACTTGCCTTGCTTATTCTGGTCGCGACGCCGCCCGCAGTTCTTGCCGGTCTGGTTTATGAGCTGTCGCCGGGCCTTGAGATTCTGCGCAGTGCTTACGTCATCGCCGCCGCCACCATCATTTTCGCCCTGGCGCTCTGGTGGGCAGACGTCAAAGGCCCGACCCATCGCAAGGAAGAAGACATGACCGTCAAGGACGGCATTCTGATCGGTCTTGCCCAGGCGCTTGCCTTTATTCCCGGCGTTAGCCGGTCAGGCATCACCATGACAGCCGCACGCGGCCTTGGCCTCTCACGGATCGAAGCGGCCCGCTTTGGTATGTTGTGCGGGGTGCCCGTCCTCCTGATGGCGGGGAGCTATGCCTGCCTCAAGCTGGCGACCGCCGATGCAGGCGAGATCACCGTCCCACTATCAGATGGGTTGATCGTCGCGGGCCTCAGCTTTGTGACGGCATTCGCATCAATCTGGGCCCTGATGGCGGTTCTGAACCGGATGAGCTTTCTGCCCTTCGTGATTTACCGGCTCATCCTCGGTGTCGCGATCCTGGCATTCATTCCGTTTCTCTCAGGATCGTAACCTTCCAGCTGGTGCTCTTACGGAACGGCGCATGCAACCGTCCGTTTAAGGAGCAATCCAAATGGAAGGAAATAACAATGAAGACGACCCTACTCGCAACCGTCGCACTTGCTCTGCCGCTCACCTTTTCTGCCTGCAGCAGTGCGGGTCTGTCCGGCCCGGAAGCCGCGATGGCCGAACAGAATGAGGCCATGGCGAAACAGAACATCGAACTGCCAGAGGCTACGCAGACTGAAATTGTAGAGCTGAATGACCTGACGCGCGTCTACATCGATGCTGCAGCCCTCTACAAACAGGCCGCAGACCTGCCAGACCAGCAAAACGGTCTGAAACCAGCGCTGCTGGAGCTCGCAAAGGAACGCAACATGCAGCGCGAAAAGCTGCAGGAACGCGTATTGATGCTAGGCGGTGAACCAGCCGAGATGGGCGAAGCCCTTGGCACAGCGCATAGGTCGTTCACGTCCCTGCGCACGCTCGTCGACAATGATAGTGAAGTTGCCGTCGCAGAAGTTCTGCGCGGTGAGCGCTACATTCGCGATGAAATCGACGAGCTGAGCGGGACGCCCATGACGGCAGAGACAGCCGCGTTGCTCACGTCACTTCGCGCGGAAGCTGCCGAGAACATCAAGATGCTTCAAGACCTGAAAATGGCAACCTGACATAGGTCGCAACTAAAACGAAAAGCCCGCCAGATTGGCGGGCTTTTCTATGACTGCGACGCAGAAACTTCCGAGCGCGTTACGCTTCGCCCTTCTGGTGGAACTCACCATAGGCGCGGTATCGCCAGAGATAGGTCGGCACGATCGACTCAACGCTTTCGAGCTCAGTCACGCCCAAGTCTTTCAGCGTGAGCGCATCATCGGCGACCACATTGTCGCTTTTCAACATTTCCACCTGATCGCCAGTAATCGGAGGCGCCCCAAATATACCGCTCGACATCGGCCAGACACGCCACAAGGCGCCAAAGGCGAGCCCCATCGGCTTGGCGATAAAGAATGGCAGAGTGGCAGCATAGCGTTTGCGGTCAACAATCTTGCCAATGACGTCATAGATTTCGCGGAACGAATAAGTGCGCGGCCCGCCCAGCTCATAGGTCTTGCCGGCCGTGTCATCGCGCGCGACGGCAGCCGCAATCGCGTCTGCGACATCACCCGCATATACTGGCTGCAAGAGCGTCTTGCCGCCGCCGATCGCCGGCAGAAACGGCGCAACAGTCGAAATTGGATGGGCCGTCATTGCCCCAAACTTGTTGAAGAAGTCGTCTTCAGGACCGAACACGATGGATGGCCGAAGAATTGTCGCGCTGGGGAACGCCTCGCGCACGGCGTCCTCTGCTTCGGCTTTTGTACGCGCATAGTCGGACCCGGAGTCAGTATCGGCGCCGATGGCAGACACATGGACCAGCTTTTTCACGCCAGCCTTCGCGGCAGCTTCGGCAATGTTTACGGCACCATCAAACTGGGCTGCCTCAAAGCTCTGCTTGCCCTTTTCATAAAGGATGCCGACGAGGTTCACGACATAGTCAGCGCCTTCAATTGCCCGCTCAACGGACATCTTGTTGCGAACATTGGCCTGCGCGATGTCGATCCACCCTGGCGGACCGGCAAGGCGAACATCGCCAGCGAGGTGTGGACGTCGAACGGCGATCCGCACGCGATAGCCAGCCTCGACCAGCGTGCGCGCCGCATAGCGGCCGATAAAACCTGAGCCGCCAAAAACTGTTACAAGACCGGTGGACATGAAAGGATACCCTCGCTTGTGGGTCTACTGATTCCAAATGTCGGTTTTCAACATGACTGGCTACGATTGTCCATGCGGCGAATTGCAATTGGCCATCGAACCAGAACCCGCATGAGGCCCATTAAAGCGGGCAATTCAAGTAGTTCACACGAAGCCTTTAACCAAATATGCAGCTTCTCGTCGTATTCACCAAGTAGAGGAAGACTGCTGCAAAGCCGTGGCAATTGGGGACCTGCAATGACCGCTACAGCGAAACTGGCGCCTGCCAGCCGTTCAGATGTGCCAGCCAGGCCCGACGATGCTGAGGCGTTCGAAACCGCTGCTCAAGTCAACCAATTGATGGCGAAACACAATACGCCGCCCTATCCTGAAACCTATTCATTCTGGTACGCCTATCTCCGCCGGGATTGTGATGAGCTCGTTTCGACGATCGATGCGATGATCGGATCGGACGATCCGATCACACAATTCGATATCCGGTCGGTCTGCGAGACATATCTTGAGACAAGCTCGCTTGAGCTTGCCAGCAACCGTATCGGCCTAGCTATCGAAAAAGAGATGAATGGCGTTTCCGCCCTCATCAAGGACGGCCTGGAGGGCAATGACAACTTCGCGCAAAAGCTCTGTCAGATCGGCGCCGGACTGCCCGATGCGTGTACAGGCGAAGGTCTTGGTCAGCTTATTGCTCAACTCGTTGCTGAAAACGACCGGATGGCCAAAAAGAGCCGCGAGCTGACCTCCGGCCTGAAGGCGTCGCAGGAACAGATCACGACGCTCAGCAAGGAACTGGAAGCTGCCCGCCAGCAGAGCAATATCGACCCACTCACTGGTGTGTCGAACCGACGGGCGCTCACCGCGCAGCTTGAGCATGAAGTCACCGCGTTTGAGCATATGGAGCAACCGCTCTGTCTGGTCATGGGCGACATCGATAACTTCAAGCAAGTGAATGATACGTTTGGCCATGTCGTTGGCGACGAAGTTCTGAAAATTTTTGCAAATACAATGCGCACGAATGTGAAAGGTCGTGACCTGGTGGCCCGCTTCGGTGGCGAGGAGTTCGCAATCATCCTGCCTCAGACCTCCATGGAATATGCGATCAAACTGGTCGAGAGCATTCGTGAGCAGTTCAGCATGAAGCGTCTTGTCCTGCGCCAGTCGCGTCAACAGATCGGTCAGGTCACCGCATCTTTCGGCATTGCAGAGCTTATGGCTGGAGAGACCTCCTCAGACCTGCTTGAGCGGGCTGATGAGCAACTGTATCGCGCCAAGAATAACGGCCGGAACCGCGTTTGCGCGGGCTGCTAACCGGCTATTTTCGACCGGCGCGGATATCCTTGACGCGCTGCTCAGCTCCAAATGCCAGCTTCAGGGTTTCTCGGCGTGCGTCCGCTTCTGCCCGGCATGCGAGGATTGCCTCTTTCTGCGCACCGACCAAACCAGCGAGGCGTCTGGAATTTCCATTTTTCTCAGCCAGGCTCACCGCCTCAAAACTCATTCCCACCGGAACATCGCGGGTCATTTCTTCCTGAAGCCGGACGAGGCGCTTCTCAGCTTCGGTGAGCGCTGACTTGGCGCTGGCATAAGCCTGTTCAGCCTTGCTGCGCTTTAGCGCGACGAGCTTTGATAGCGTTTCCCAATCGTCCTTTGGCATTCCACTATCCTAAAGATGCTGGCGCAGGCGCTCAACAAAGCCGATCGCAGCGGCCACGGCGGCAAAGTGTTCAGCGTGAATTTCCTCATCGATCTCGACCAGGCGGTAGATCGAACGGGTCGATGGCGGGTCCCGGTAAATCGGCACATCATGCGCAATGGCGGTTTCGCGAATGCGCGCCGCGAGGTGATCGACGCCTTTCGCGACCACAACAGGCGCCTTGGAGGAGTCCGGATCCCATTTCAGCGCGACGGCGTAGTGCTCCGGGTTGACCATCACGACAGTCGCCGTCTTCACATTCTGCATCATCTGACCGCGGGAAATTTTGGAGGCTTTCTCCCGGCGGGACTGTTTGACGTGCGGGTCACCCTCGCTCTGCTTGACTTCCTTTTTGATGTCCTCGCGGGTCATCTTCAGCTGGTTGGCATGCATCTGTCGCTGGATCGGAAGGTCTATGGCGGCGAGCACGAATTGGAACAGGCAGTAGAGCAGGATCAGTCCCATCACCTGGGCAAAGGTGAACTGGAAAAATTGTCCAAAGCGAATGGCGCTACTGGCATAATACTGGTCCACGAAGGTGTAGAGAAAATACGAGGCAATCAGCCCGGCAAACAGCATCTTGGCTGTGTCCTTGGCAAAATCGATCAACCCCTTTGGGCCGTATTTTTTCTTCAGATTGTCGGGGGGCGAAATCTTCTTGATGTCCGGCTTGATTTTCTTGGCTGAGAAAGCGACCGAGCCCTGCAAGACAAGAGCGCCGAGGACCAGCACCACCAGGACGAGGAAAACCGGCAGGATACCAAAGAGTATGGATATCAGCCAGTCTCTGGATTGCTGACCGCCGCCAGCGAAGATGTCGTCTGCATAGCTGTCTGCGTGATAGAAGAGCGACTGCATCTGAGCGAAAATGCCGCCCGCAAGCACACTGACGAATAGCGCAGCGGCCAGCGCCATTCCGGCCATCAACGCAAACGCATTCACTTCCTTTGACTGGGCAACATTACCTTCGCGGCGCGCTTCGCGTTTTCGCTGCTCAGTGGCCTCGAATTCCTTTTCACCGCCACCATTCTGGTCTTCAGCCATTGCGCGCCCCTATAGCCAGCCAATGATCGACGGAATGCGTTCCGACCAGACCATCAGTATTGTGGTGATAGAGACCGTCAGCAAAAGCAAGCCAGCGCCGATCATGAAAGGCGCGCCGACGAAAGCCACCATCAGCGATGGGAGCGCCTTGTTAATGAAGCCGAGCGAAATGTTGTAGAGAAGGTTCACCGCAACAAACGGCCAGGCCAGCAGGACCGCGAAGCCAAAAGCTCCAAAGCCGCTGCGCACGACATACATCGGATCAATATTGCTGATGAGGCCGACCGGCATTTCGCTGTAGAGCGTCGTCATGCGGACAAATACGCTGACATGATAATCCATCGACAGGAGCAGAGCGGCCCCGGCCATGGTCAACATGTTGGCGGTTATCGTCTGGGCCTGCGTTTCCAGCGCAATACCGAGCAATTGCGACAGCCCGATCACCTGCGCGATGAGGGTGCCTGTAATGGCCAGCAGCCAGATTGATATGCGCAGCAATATGCCGAGAAAGAGCCCGATCAGTCCTTCTGCCAGCATCAGGCCGACAAAGCCTGAGAGTGAATTGATCGGGGGAAGCTGAACGATACCAGACGCTGCAACCGCCAGCGAAAACGCAATGAGCACAGTGAGGCGGACACGGACGGGGACGGTCTGCTCGCCAATCCCCGGCATAAAGAAAATGACAAAGGACAGTCGCGCAAAGATCAGCATGAGCAGCATGATCCAGCCGGCCAGCTCAAGCGTGAGCGGCAACCCGGCCGGCATCAGACGACGCCGACGATGTACGGCTTGCTCTTGGACCCGATTTCCTCATAGGCGAGGACCGAATTGCGGATGCCCTTGCTGGCAAGAACCGTCTGAAGGAAGCGCCGGCGGCGCGAGGATGTCGCGATCGAAGCTGTGACGCCTTTCTGCGCATACTCATTGAGCTTGGACTGAACAGAATTGGTGAGATCGCCGAACATCTCCGGCGGCAGGGCGATGTCCGATCCGCCGTCTTCCTTGGTGATTTCGTGGGCGGAGAATTTCTCTTCCCAGTTTGGTGATAGTTGAAGCAGCGGCAGACGGCCGTCGGTGTCCTGAAGCCGGTCGACAATCTGGAAACCTAGCCGCTGGCGAACAAGCTCAACCAGCCGGGTCGTGCTCGCGCCCTGCGATTTGGCTTCACCAATCGTCTCGACGATGAGGAACAGATTGCGAATCGAGACGCGCTCTTCGAGCAGCATACGCAGCACAGCGAGAAGCTGTTCGGGCGTGACCTTGCCGGGGATGTATTCGTCGAGGAAACGCTGATTGGCGGCCGCCCGTTCGCTGTCGCTGATGCGGGTGAGCGCATCGAGCGTGTCCATCATCACCATACGCGTGAAGACCAGCGAGAAGTTGGACTGGATCGTCTCCAGCATATGGGTCGCGAGCACTTCGGTCGGGTCAATTGCGGGGATGCCAGCGGCAGCCAGCTCCTGCTTCTTGCCATTCGGCAGCCAGCGCGCCGACGCCTTGTAGACCGGCTCTTTCACCCGCTCGCCCTGGAGGTGCGGCATCTGATTGTCTTCCATCAGCGCAAGCACTGAACCGGGCCGCAATGTGCCGCCATCAACCTTCACGCCCTGAATGCGGATACGGTAGGCATTCTTGGCCAGCGTGGGATTGTCGGTCATGCGAATGGACGGCAGCACGAAG contains:
- a CDS encoding flagellar biosynthetic protein FliR; translated protein: MPAGLPLTLELAGWIMLLMLIFARLSFVIFFMPGIGEQTVPVRVRLTVLIAFSLAVAASGIVQLPPINSLSGFVGLMLAEGLIGLFLGILLRISIWLLAITGTLIAQVIGLSQLLGIALETQAQTITANMLTMAGAALLLSMDYHVSVFVRMTTLYSEMPVGLISNIDPMYVVRSGFGAFGFAVLLAWPFVAVNLLYNISLGFINKALPSLMVAFVGAPFMIGAGLLLLTVSITTILMVWSERIPSIIGWL